In Planctomycetota bacterium, the sequence CGATCGCGAGATTCCAGCCGAGATCGTCTATGAAGACGACCGCTGCGTGGCGCTGCGCGACCTTCACCCGCAGGCCCCGACCCACGTGCTGGTGATCCCCAAGAAGCTGATCGTCAACGTGGCGGCGCTCGAACCGGACGACGCGGCCCTCGTCGGCCACTTGTTCCTGGTAATTAAAAAGCTGGCCGAGGAACTTCAACTCGGCGACGGCTATCGCGTGGTGGCGAACGTCGGACCAAACGGCGGCCAGTCGGTCGATCACTTGCACTTTCACGTACTCGGCGGCCGCGCATTGGGCTGGCCGCCGGGGTAAGAGGAGGTGGGGGTGTTGCGGGGTGGGGGCGTGGGGGAGTAAGGCGATAGTCACACGCCCTTTGGTCATTGGTACTTGGTCATTGGGATTTCCTTTCTGGGCGGCACCATGACCAGCGATTCGCTTCTTGTTCATCGCGCGCGTCCCGCCATGGGGACGCTATTCGAGATTTGGCTCCGCGGCGACGACGAGGAGCATCTGACGTCCGTCGCCGAAGCGGCTCTCGACGAGGTCGCCCGGCTTGAACAATTGCTGTCGCGGTTCGACGCCCGCAGCGAAATCTCGCGCGTGAATCGCACCGCTGCCCAAGAGCCGGTGCAGATCGACCGTGAACTGTTCGCGCTGCTGGAAGTTTGTCAGCAGGCGTGGCAGGCCAGCGATGGCGCCTTTGAAATTACCGCCGGCTCGTCGGCTGGTGTGATGATGACCGACGTGGCGCTCGACGCCGGCGCGCAGACCGTTCGCTTCGCGCGCGACGGCGTGCGGTTGGACTTGGGAGCCGTCGGCAAGGGCTACGCGCTCGACTGGGCGGCCGCGGTGCTGGACCAGTTTGGCGTTTTTAACGCGCTGATCCACGGTGGCACTAGCTCGGTGTTGGCTCGAGGGACAGGAACCGGCGGCGCGGCCTGGCTGGTCGACATTCGCTGGCCCCCCGGCCAGGCTGACGCACCCCGCGTGACGGAACTTGCCTTGCGTGACATGTGCCTGTCGACGTCAGCGGCTTTTGGCGACGACACGGCGATCTCTGATGTCATCGACCCGCGCACCGGCCGGCCGCTCGATCGACAAGCCGCTTGCGTCGTCGTCGCCCCCAGTGCGACCGAAGCCGAGATTTGGAGCACGGCGCTGCTTTGCATGGGCAAGGCCGCCACGGCCGATTACACTGAAGCAGAGCTGCCGGCCGGTGTGTTTGCCGGCTGGATCGAACCCGACAACGGTGACGCCACGGCCAAGCTCACCTGGTTGAAGCCGCTGTCGTAACCGCTTAGTTCTCACCAGACCGATGAAGCGCCGCCCCACATCGCGCCGCCGATTTCTCGAAGCCGCCACCGGCGCGGCGCTGGCCACGAGCGCGGCCATGCTGCGGGCGGCCGACGCCCGCGAGCCGGTGCGCGTGGCGGTGATTGGCACCGGCGCGCGTGGCAGCGACCTGCTTAGGGCATTGACCACGCTCGACGGGGTGCAAGTCGTCGGCCTGTGCGATAACTACGCGCCCCACCTGGAACGGGCCAGCCGCTTTGCCGCCCCCGGCACCCCGCGGTTCGCCAATGCCGAGCAGATGCTGGCCCAGGCGAAGCCACAAGCGGTGGTGATCGCGGTACCGCTGGCCGAGCATTATCGCGTGACGA encodes:
- a CDS encoding histidine triad nucleotide-binding protein yields the protein MAAKTIFQRIIDREIPAEIVYEDDRCVALRDLHPQAPTHVLVIPKKLIVNVAALEPDDAALVGHLFLVIKKLAEELQLGDGYRVVANVGPNGGQSVDHLHFHVLGGRALGWPPG
- a CDS encoding FAD:protein FMN transferase; this translates as MTSDSLLVHRARPAMGTLFEIWLRGDDEEHLTSVAEAALDEVARLEQLLSRFDARSEISRVNRTAAQEPVQIDRELFALLEVCQQAWQASDGAFEITAGSSAGVMMTDVALDAGAQTVRFARDGVRLDLGAVGKGYALDWAAAVLDQFGVFNALIHGGTSSVLARGTGTGGAAWLVDIRWPPGQADAPRVTELALRDMCLSTSAAFGDDTAISDVIDPRTGRPLDRQAACVVVAPSATEAEIWSTALLCMGKAATADYTEAELPAGVFAGWIEPDNGDATAKLTWLKPLS